In Astyanax mexicanus isolate ESR-SI-001 chromosome 5, AstMex3_surface, whole genome shotgun sequence, a single window of DNA contains:
- the LOC125802188 gene encoding uncharacterized protein K02A2.6-like: MRLVMNCVQTGWPAEIRHVPPEVRKYWTFREELTCSDGLLFKSSRVVVPHSLRTDMLERVHESHLGIVKCKERARDVMYWTGMAKDIEDVVTQCSVCNMFKRNNTKEPLISHEIPDRAWAKVGVDLFHYNQGDYLMCVDYFSKFPEIAKLAQTTSGHVVTAFKSIFSRHGIPDEVVSDNGPQFSSAEFRTFTQHWEFIHTTSSPGFPQSNGQSERAIQTVKNLLKKAAECQNDPYIALMEYRNAPLDSVKLSPAQLLMGRRLKTKLPTSTQLLRPQVHENAHKHIKDRQLKQKHYFDRGAKHLPVLEEGERVRVKVKENWQPATVLKSHDTPRSFVIKTPDGNTYRRNRRHLLKTREKTFTTQSPPHLEDYDPGERQPAEHDASFQTPASSPVKISATPTMNEEVVKRSRVGRGIKPPSRYSP, from the coding sequence ATGCGACTGGTGATGAACTGCGTACAGACAGGATGGCCTGCAGAAATCAGACACGTTCCACCAGAGGTCAGGAAGTATTGGACTTTCAGAGAAGAGCTCACCTGCTCTGATGGCCTACTCTTCAAAAGCTCACGAGTTGTGGTACCACATAGCTTGAGGACAGACATGCTGGAGAGAGTTCATGAGTCTCACCTAGGCATCGTGAAATGCAAAGAAAGAGCCAGAGATGTCATGTACTGGACAGGAATGGCAAAAGACATTGAGGATGTTGTTACGCAGTGTTCAGTCTGCAATATGTTCAAACGCAATAACACCAAAGAACCACTCATCAGCCATGAAATACCGGACAGAGCATGGGCGAAAGTTGGCGTTGATCTGTTTCACTACAACCAAGGTGATTATCTGATGTGTGTGGATTACTTCTCCAAGTTTCCAGAGATCGCCAAGCTCGCACAAACAACAAGTGGACATGTAGTGACAGCTTTCAAGTCCATCTTCTCAAGACATGGAATTCCTGATGAAGTAGTGTCGGACAATGGTCCACAATTCTCAAGTGCAGAATTCAGAACGTTCACACAGCACTGGGAATTCATACACACCACATCCAGCCCAGGATTTCCACAGTCTAATGGACAAAGTGAAAGAGCAATTCAGACAGTGAAAAATCTGTTAAAGAAAGCTGCAGAGTGCCAGAACGACCCGTACATTGCTTTGATGGAGTACAGAAATGCACCACTAGATAGTGTTAAGCTGTCTCCTGCTCAGTTGTTAATGGGACGGAGACTGAAAACAAAATTGCCTACATCAACACAGCTCCTGAGACCGCAAGTACACGagaatgcacacaaacacatcaaaGACAGGCAGCTGAAACAGAAACATTACTTTGATCGTGGAGCAAAACATCTACCAGTTCTCGAGGAAGGTGAAAGGGTCAGAGTAAAAGTGAAAGAAAACTGGCAACCAGCAACTGTGTTGAAAAGTCATGACACGCCAAGATCCTTCGTCATCAAAACACCTGATGGAAACACCTACAGAAGAAACAGGCGACACCTGCTGAAAACCAGAGAAAAGACTTTCACAACACAGAGTCCTCCACATCTGGAAGACTATGATCCAGGAGAAAGACAACCTGCAGAACACGATGCATCATTCCAGACACCAGCATCGTCACCTGTGAAAATATCTGCAACACCTACCATGAATGAAGAAGTGGTGAAGAGGTCACGAGTGGGCAGAGGGATCAAACCACCATCACGTTATTCTCCATGA